A genomic segment from Salvelinus alpinus chromosome 8, SLU_Salpinus.1, whole genome shotgun sequence encodes:
- the LOC139583255 gene encoding musculin, which produces MSTGSVSDGEDIETRHKRTDAPFESSKTKRNVAQNHYASTEYSDDEFGNDGGYEVKTKRTRVTAAGGKQVVKGRQIQRNAANARERARMRVLSKAFSRLKTSLPWVPADTKLSKLDTLRLASSYISHLRQVLQDNHYESGFVHPVNLTWPFVVGRSEDNKDISAARQCGATS; this is translated from the exons atgtccACCGGCTCAGTAAGCGACGGAGAGGACATTGAGACACGTCACAAACGGACAGACGCTCCGTTCGAAAGCAGTAAAACCAAACGGAACGTTGCACAGAACCACTACGCCTCCACCGAGTACTCCGATGACGAGTTCGGTAATGACGGAGGTTACGAAGTCAAGACCAAGCGAACACGCGTCACTGCTGCTGGAGGGAAACAAGTTGTGAAAGGGCGGCAGATACAAAGGAACGCTGCAAACGCCAGAGAGAGGGCGAGGATGAGGGTGCTGAGCAAAGCGTTTTCCAGACTGAAAACAAGCCTGCCGTGGGTACCGGCCGATACCAAACTGTCCAAACTGGACACGCTGCGACTAGCATCTAGCTATATATCACACCTCCGACAGGTACTACAAGACAACCACTACGAGAGCGGCTTTGTACACCCTGTCAACCTG ACTTGGCCATTTGTGGTAGGTAGATCAGAGGACAACAAGGATATTTCTGCAGCCAGACAGTGTGGAGCTACATCATAG